Within Deltaproteobacteria bacterium, the genomic segment CCCATGCTGCGGCTCTAAGGCCGCGCTTGAAAATGCCTCTTCTACTCTCGTCCAATCGACTAGACTCATAGCTCTCTTATTCTCGCCTTAACCATTACTTATCCATATCGCTAGCGAATAATTGCATCCAACATGCTGAGCTGTCCATCCCACATGCGCGCTCTACACCCCAATGGCAATGGCAAATTCTTCCCTGCGTGTCCAAACTCAAGTCGATAATAAATAGGAAAATTCGCCTCGTCGAAGATATCCCTAGAGCTTTTGTGCATAACATCTTCTACTGACCAGCCACAAGAACTCTGACAGTTATAAAACCGGCCAAACACTACCCCCGCCAAATTGCGAAGTTTCCCGGCAAGTTTAAGCTGCATGAGCGCTCTGTGCACTCTATAGGGAGCCTCCCCTACATCCTCTAGTGCTAAAATTGCTCCATCGTAACTTAGATCCCAAGGTGTCCCTAGCAATGTAGTTAACATAGTTAAATTGCCTGCAAGAATTTTTCCCACAGCTTCTCCATCTCGAATCACTTCGCAAGGATATTGAAGTCTAAGCTGTGGGTCTTGCATCATAGCTATCAACGTATCGACGCTTTCCTTTGCATAGCTACAATCCGCATAACGCGCAAATTCTGCCGATATAGTCGGGCCATGCAAGGTGGGAATGTTCGCGCGATTGCTTATTGCAGCTATCAAAACTGTGACATCCGAATATCCAACGACGAGTTTTCCACCTCGAGCTATCGCCTGATAGTCGAGCAGTGGCAACACTGAAATCGTTCCATATCCGCCACGTGCCGCAATAATCGCGGCTACGCTCTCATCCTCGATAAGCTCCATAAAAGCACGCGCCCGCGTCTCTTTGCTTTCACTAGCAAAACCATAGTCGCTCTTCCCATAATAAGCGCTTGGGTCAAAGGGGATTTTTGTCTTAAACCCTAATTTGTGTATCGCCTCGATGCCAGCATGAAAACATTCTGGCGCTACTGGCGAACCAGTTGACGCAATGCCAATTGTTTCACCCGCCTTAACTGTTCGCAATTTGGTCATAGAGAGATGCTCTTAAGAATATCGAACTTTACAACATCAACACTAGTCTTATAAAATAAAGAAATAGAAATATCGCAGAAGTTGAACACAATTGCCAGAAATCGCTCATATAAAGTAGCAAATTGAAATATAAATGACTGCCATTACCAATAATCCTGCTGCACTTAATTTGGCCTCTCCTAAGTGGCGGTTAGATCACGTAGCACATGCCGTGAAAAACTTGGACGAGGGCATAGCGCATTACCGCAATATTTTTGGCTTCGAGGTAGACATACGCGATACTCTGGCGGCCCAGGGCGTTGAGGCGGCTTATTTGAAGCTTAGCAACAGTAAATTAGAGCTAATTGCGCCACTCCCCGGCAATAAGTCACTTCAAGCTTTCATAGAAAGGCGAGGCGAGGGATTGCACCACATTTGCTTTGAAGTGCCATCAGTTGCTCAGGAATTAAAGCGATTGTCTCAATTAGGCGTCAGGCTAATCAACGACTCACCACAGAAGGGTCTTGGGAACAAAGATATAGCATTCATGCATCCACATTCAAACTTTGGTGTATTAATAGAAATATGCAGTAGTTAAAGGCATTTTTATAGTTCAACCTAAGGCAGTGATTGACAGCGCGGTTAACTGTAGTTTACATAGTGTTATTATATTTGTTGGAAAACATTGGTTGTTTTCGAATTGCTCCCTATGAAATTTGGTTAGTAATCGCATTTATTCGTTATGAAAGAAAAACTTGAAATTCAAGGAGTAATGACTCCTTTTCCGCATTCGATTGGCATCGATCAAACGCTGCAAGTTGCCAAACAGATGATGCAGAAGTATGGAGTGAGGCACTTGCCAGTCCAGGACGGCGGCCGCCTTGTAGGAATATTAAGCAACCACGACATAGATTTTGCGTTGGCCGTAGACGACAAGAAACCTGAAGAAATTTTGGTAGAGGCTACTTACACAGCAGAGCCTTACGTTGTCGAGCTAACAGCTGATGTTGCCACGATAGCAAACAAAATGGCCCACGATCACATTAGTTGCGCGTTGGTCATGCAACGAGAAAAACTAGTGGGGATTTTTACCACAGTCGACGTTTGCCGCACGCTGGCACAGGTCCTAAGAAACGAAGCGCCAGCGGCAAACGTCGCTAACGAAAATTAGCCTCGGAGTCTCTGTGCTCGGTCTCTCGGCTCGCATCTACGCTCAAGCTCTGGAGTCATTATTTAAAATTTTTGCGACGATATTCTTACTAGCGAATTTAGATTGTCAGTGGCATCTCTAGCAGAACCACAAATTCATATCCGCACTAACACATAGACAAATTCATCAACAGCAGCATCGGCATAATCCAGAATTTTTAACCTCCAAGCTGAAAAGGAGCGTTCCATGTGTGCTAAGAGTTGATCAAAGGCCGGTTTATCCCAGACATGAAAATGAATACTATAGTCCTTAGCCTCAAGCTCTTTCGCAAAGCTCTCAAAGTCACTTTCAGGTTTAACTTTAAAAAACCTACAACTGACGTACTTTGAAAAATCAAGAAATGCCTGAAAATCTCTTGATTCGCTAGGATTAACATAGTCGTCTAAAACATGTTGCAGTGACGTAATCTCCCTCTCTTGATCAAATGTGGTATGTTTATTGGGAACTGCCAAAAACAGCTTGCCCCCTTGCTTTAATACCCTCTGCCAATTGAGAAGGGAACTGATTGGGTTGCGCATGTGCTCAATTACATGATTTGCAATTACAAAGTCCTGACTACATTCACGTATTGTCCCTAAAGACTCCGCATTGTCCAGTATGTCCGTCTCAACAATTGACTGCCCACGCAGTTCGGGGTAGCACTCGAATAGTTCATCCCGCGTTAGTCTGTCTACATATCTTATATTAAGATGTGGTGCATAAACAGGCCTGTGCAATGCACCAATCTCAATTCCAACGCCACTTAAAAACCCTAATAAGTGCTCCCGTCCCTTTCTTGTCTCCTCAGCCATTTCCATAAGTAAGTGATCCTTAATTTAACGATAGTTAAAAGAAAAAGATGCTACCCCTTTACGCAGCCTGTTCGTATCTACTCAATAGCTGGAGGCAATAATAAAAAATGGAGTAGATATATATACGATAGCCGACGAGTTTACGAAAGATATTTTTTCAATTATCACCGATTTTCACGGCAAAGTTAGAACCCAAAAAAGCTATGAGCCCAAAAAATTAGCCTCGGAGCCTCTGTGCTCGCATTTAGACTGCAAGCGAGTTTTTGTTGTTGTTAGCAACATAAATATCGCAAACGAACG encodes:
- a CDS encoding LD-carboxypeptidase; its protein translation is MTKLRTVKAGETIGIASTGSPVAPECFHAGIEAIHKLGFKTKIPFDPSAYYGKSDYGFASESKETRARAFMELIEDESVAAIIAARGGYGTISVLPLLDYQAIARGGKLVVGYSDVTVLIAAISNRANIPTLHGPTISAEFARYADCSYAKESVDTLIAMMQDPQLRLQYPCEVIRDGEAVGKILAGNLTMLTTLLGTPWDLSYDGAILALEDVGEAPYRVHRALMQLKLAGKLRNLAGVVFGRFYNCQSSCGWSVEDVMHKSSRDIFDEANFPIYYRLEFGHAGKNLPLPLGCRARMWDGQLSMLDAIIR
- a CDS encoding CBS domain-containing protein, whose translation is MKEKLEIQGVMTPFPHSIGIDQTLQVAKQMMQKYGVRHLPVQDGGRLVGILSNHDIDFALAVDDKKPEEILVEATYTAEPYVVELTADVATIANKMAHDHISCALVMQREKLVGIFTTVDVCRTLAQVLRNEAPAANVANEN
- the mce gene encoding methylmalonyl-CoA epimerase; this encodes MTAITNNPAALNLASPKWRLDHVAHAVKNLDEGIAHYRNIFGFEVDIRDTLAAQGVEAAYLKLSNSKLELIAPLPGNKSLQAFIERRGEGLHHICFEVPSVAQELKRLSQLGVRLINDSPQKGLGNKDIAFMHPHSNFGVLIEICSS
- a CDS encoding methyltransferase domain-containing protein — encoded protein: MAEETRKGREHLLGFLSGVGIEIGALHRPVYAPHLNIRYVDRLTRDELFECYPELRGQSIVETDILDNAESLGTIRECSQDFVIANHVIEHMRNPISSLLNWQRVLKQGGKLFLAVPNKHTTFDQEREITSLQHVLDDYVNPSESRDFQAFLDFSKYVSCRFFKVKPESDFESFAKELEAKDYSIHFHVWDKPAFDQLLAHMERSFSAWRLKILDYADAAVDEFVYVLVRI